Proteins encoded by one window of Lutibacter sp. A64:
- the gldD gene encoding gliding motility lipoprotein GldD: MKNFILMLAVFLVVISCTNNTLPKPKPYLKLQYPEASYTTFNSKCPYNFEYSKGAVISIKENCWASIKYPKLKATIHITYREINNNLDEILKEVEKLTYEHTIKADAIPNALPYENFNKHVYAKLYNVEGNVASNIQFMATDSVKNVLAGSLYFYTKPNYDSILPAVKYIEKDLIHLIETLEWK; encoded by the coding sequence ATGAAAAATTTTATTTTAATGTTAGCAGTGTTTTTAGTTGTAATTTCTTGTACAAACAACACCTTACCTAAACCAAAACCTTATTTAAAATTACAATACCCCGAAGCTTCTTATACCACCTTTAATTCTAAATGTCCCTATAATTTCGAATACTCTAAAGGTGCTGTAATTTCTATTAAAGAAAACTGTTGGGCCAGCATTAAATATCCAAAATTAAAAGCAACAATACACATAACGTATAGAGAAATAAATAATAATTTAGATGAAATTTTAAAAGAAGTAGAAAAACTCACTTACGAACACACCATAAAAGCAGACGCTATTCCCAATGCATTGCCTTATGAAAACTTCAACAAACATGTATACGCTAAACTATACAATGTTGAAGGAAACGTTGCATCAAATATTCAATTTATGGCAACAGATAGTGTAAAAAATGTACTTGCAGGGTCTTTATATTTTTACACAAAACCAAATTACGATTCAATTTTACCAGCAGTAAAATACATAGAAAAAGATTTAATTCATCTAATTGAAACTTTAGAATGGAAATAA
- a CDS encoding COX15/CtaA family protein has product MEITTNKKYKYTKTIRNWLLLGLIMLVGQVIIGGITRLTGSGLSITRWDIITGVIPPLNAEDWLHEFNLYKETPQFHKINSTFTIQDFKFIYFWEYFHRLWVRALGFIFLIPFIIFVIRKKINGYLIKRLALVVLLTILTASAGWIMVKSGLVNRPWVNAYKLTIHFILALLVITAMVKTIADVYNYGSRSVVGSKKIVSVVMVVTYIQMVFAGLMSGMKAGLYYPSWPDMNGEFLPAVLLNSENWIWHNMINYDSYLFAPALIQFTHRMLAYLLLTITIYLFFKLKNNVTAFSKKWLNTTLFLVLLQVILGILTVLNVAGKIPLFLGTSHQLVGVLFLISLLFFNYSIRKQKA; this is encoded by the coding sequence ATGGAAATAACAACAAATAAAAAATACAAGTACACAAAAACAATAAGAAATTGGCTTTTATTAGGTTTAATTATGTTAGTTGGACAAGTAATAATTGGCGGTATTACAAGGTTAACAGGCTCTGGACTTTCAATAACACGTTGGGATATTATTACAGGCGTAATCCCTCCTTTAAATGCTGAAGATTGGTTACACGAATTTAATTTATACAAAGAAACACCCCAATTTCATAAAATAAATTCCACATTTACAATACAAGATTTTAAGTTCATATATTTCTGGGAATATTTTCACAGACTTTGGGTACGCGCTTTAGGATTTATATTTTTAATTCCATTTATAATTTTTGTTATTAGAAAAAAAATTAATGGCTATTTAATAAAACGATTAGCACTTGTAGTTTTGTTAACTATTTTAACTGCTTCTGCTGGCTGGATTATGGTAAAAAGTGGCTTAGTTAATAGACCTTGGGTAAATGCATACAAACTTACAATACATTTTATCTTAGCTTTATTAGTAATAACAGCTATGGTTAAAACTATTGCAGATGTTTATAATTATGGATCACGCAGCGTGGTAGGTTCTAAAAAAATAGTTTCAGTTGTTATGGTAGTTACCTACATTCAAATGGTTTTTGCCGGATTAATGTCTGGTATGAAGGCTGGCTTATACTATCCAAGTTGGCCAGATATGAATGGTGAATTTTTACCTGCAGTTTTATTGAATTCAGAAAATTGGATTTGGCATAATATGATTAATTATGATAGTTATCTATTTGCCCCAGCATTAATACAATTTACACATAGAATGTTGGCTTATTTATTACTTACAATTACTATTTACTTGTTTTTTAAACTAAAAAATAACGTAACTGCATTTAGTAAAAAATGGTTAAACACCACCTTATTTTTAGTATTACTACAAGTTATTTTAGGAATATTAACCGTATTAAATGTGGCTGGTAAAATACCGCTGTTTTTAGGTACAAGCCACCAATTGGTAGGTGTTTTATTTTTAATTAGCCTGCTATTTTTTAATTATTCAATTAGAAAACAGAAAGCATAA
- a CDS encoding WD40 repeat domain-containing protein: protein MYVEFSNNGKYIVAGIYGEVRVWKTGTNKYRDYSLDRVNVTPNFVCFSPDDNYIATGIYGAIRVWKLNSNDFTDYKVKYENTTPTYFSFSPDGKSIAAGVYGAVRVWNLKSGKFIDYPGKYKNDTPKFVKFSPDSLFIVAGQYGEVTTWKLNE from the coding sequence ATGTATGTAGAGTTCTCAAATAACGGAAAATACATAGTTGCAGGGATTTATGGTGAGGTAAGAGTTTGGAAAACCGGAACCAATAAATATAGAGATTATAGTTTAGATAGAGTAAATGTAACTCCAAATTTTGTGTGTTTTTCTCCTGATGACAACTATATTGCAACTGGAATTTATGGGGCAATAAGAGTTTGGAAACTTAATTCAAATGATTTTACAGACTATAAAGTTAAGTATGAAAATACAACTCCTACCTATTTTAGTTTTTCACCCGATGGTAAAAGTATTGCTGCAGGAGTATATGGTGCAGTAAGAGTTTGGAATTTAAAATCTGGAAAATTTATAGATTACCCAGGGAAATACAAGAATGATACACCAAAATTTGTTAAATTTTCTCCAGACAGTCTTTTTATTGTAGCCGGACAATATGGTGAAGTTACCACTTGGAAGTTAAATGAATAA
- a CDS encoding heavy-metal-associated domain-containing protein, with the protein MRTITSLLLIVLTAITFSCNQSKSKDAAKENETTQEVAANYKSIEVDIEGMTCEIGCARLIQSKMSKVDGVAYTKVSFESKKGLFTYDSNKLSAEDISEKIGGIAGGDLYSVSKTTAIDLIEDDSIENNEAK; encoded by the coding sequence ATGAGAACCATTACAAGCCTTTTACTTATTGTTTTAACTGCAATTACTTTTTCATGCAATCAGTCTAAAAGTAAAGATGCAGCTAAAGAAAATGAAACTACTCAAGAAGTAGCAGCAAACTACAAAAGTATTGAAGTAGATATTGAAGGTATGACCTGTGAAATTGGATGTGCTAGATTAATACAATCTAAAATGTCTAAAGTAGATGGTGTAGCTTATACAAAAGTGAGTTTCGAATCTAAAAAAGGTCTTTTTACTTATGATAGCAATAAATTAAGTGCAGAAGATATATCTGAGAAAATAGGAGGAATTGCAGGAGGCGATTTATACTCAGTTTCTAAAACTACAGCTATAGATTTAATTGAAGATGATTCTATAGAAAATAACGAAGCTAAATAA
- a CDS encoding DMT family transporter has translation METKNLRWIYLGVLSLIWGSSFILMKKALIGLSPMQVGALRTLFTAIFLILIGGKKIIKIKKKQWYYLTLNGLAGTFFPAFLFAYAVDKIDSSIASILNSLTPLNTLIVGAVIFGIGFRKKQLIGVLIGLVGTLMLILKGAELNPNQDYFYASFILIASIGYALNVNILKKYLSDLDALSITVANFVLLIIPTLIVLWFTGFFDTFELNATTKSSLFYLAILAIICTGIAKIIFNRLIQISSPIFSSSVTYLIPIVAITWGILDGEKITLYQVLSGFIILLGVYLVNKSK, from the coding sequence ATGGAAACTAAAAACTTACGCTGGATTTACTTAGGAGTTCTTTCTTTAATTTGGGGAAGCTCCTTTATTTTAATGAAGAAAGCATTAATTGGGTTATCGCCAATGCAAGTTGGAGCTCTAAGAACCTTATTTACAGCTATATTTTTAATATTAATTGGTGGTAAAAAAATAATTAAAATTAAAAAGAAACAATGGTATTACTTAACTTTAAACGGATTAGCTGGCACTTTTTTTCCGGCCTTTTTATTTGCATATGCTGTTGACAAAATTGACAGTTCTATCGCTTCAATTTTAAACTCTTTAACACCTTTAAACACCTTAATTGTAGGTGCTGTAATTTTTGGTATTGGTTTTAGAAAAAAACAATTAATAGGTGTTTTAATTGGTTTAGTTGGTACTTTAATGCTTATTTTAAAAGGTGCTGAACTAAATCCTAATCAGGATTATTTTTATGCGAGCTTTATTTTAATAGCTTCTATAGGGTATGCTTTAAATGTAAATATTTTAAAGAAGTACTTATCTGATTTAGATGCATTAAGCATTACTGTTGCTAATTTTGTATTGCTTATAATTCCAACTTTAATAGTGCTATGGTTTACCGGTTTCTTTGATACTTTTGAATTGAATGCAACTACTAAATCAAGCCTGTTTTATTTAGCAATTTTAGCCATAATTTGCACTGGAATTGCTAAAATTATATTTAATAGATTAATTCAAATATCTTCACCCATATTTTCATCTTCTGTAACCTATTTAATTCCAATTGTTGCAATTACTTGGGGTATTTTAGATGGAGAAAAAATAACATTGTATCAGGTGCTATCTGGATTTATAATATTACTTGGTGTTTATTTAGTTAACAAATCGAAATAA
- a CDS encoding M16 family metallopeptidase: MRKFYYLSFFAFFLSFTTFAQEVNLEAPLPVNKKIKKGVLENGMTYYIYSTDVTKNVASYYIIQNVGSVLENDHQQGLAHFLEHMAFNGTKNFEGKGILNTLQKHGAVFGKDINAYTSFDETVYNLDNIPTKDGLVDTALLILNDWSNYLLLTEEEIDAERGVIKEEWRTRQNGQMRVLQQTLPVMFGNSKYSNRLPIGLMDIVENFEYKALRDFYHDWYRTDLQAIAVVGDIDVDEIEQKIIKQFSSIPAVENPKERFLVQIPDHKEMLYTMAMDEEVTTSNIAFSINHPRSLADQTVKDLKESLINSLMVSMLSARISEKTQNPDASFMAARFNFGNFVRSKKQLSLTVYPKPNQQQDAFKEALTELNRAVKFGFTEAEMSRKIAEIKNSYETQIAKINDFSHKRIIRTIQQNYLENETMTDIVEEYEIAKNIFDKLNIEEVNNTLKKLYTKENRAIIVTGVKGNNNLTEEQAVAIINEVENDNSITAYEDSFSGKTLISDVTIKEGTIVSEDYNKEIEATTFTLSNGIKVHYKFADKNENDVRLNATSYGGMSLLEDAELASASLTTGVAQFSGLGDFSRTDLPKVLAGKTASTSVSINSLSESVSGSSSTKDVETMLQMVYLRFEKPRFDEDAYTVLMENVKNYLIRKSENITEKMNDSLITTLYGKDHPTQRIFDQKLVDEMSFEKAKAIYLDRFNNAADFEFFIVGDVEKENLEPLLEKYIASIETTKEMEMWKDNSTNWVSDTIDKDILLKMEDPKSSVRISYKNDMKYTLKNNMIAKALGDILQLRYTETLREEEGGTYGASARSSLSKRPVNQATLSVNFDCNPDKVDKLVDIVHNEIEKIANGEIQQLDLDKTLTNYKKEREEQKDYNNYDMSLLMNFYRENYNIDAPENFDEIVNDITVKDIQNYTKKLLKNAKTYEVVFKPTEESILKAAAAAKAASEKSASIADGVSKKSVIEAYFNAIGGVDKIKAIKSTLVTYEAEAMGNVISSTEKRTATKYANETSMGGNVMQKIVMSKDGVTMNKQPLPENMASEMTNVLGTFLEMGLLNNESSKLAGIESLDGKDAYVISTKGEIVSTDIYFDVETGLKVKEVQTVSMGGQTQKSEATYSDYKEFNGVKFAGTKIGSLGPQKVEFKLTDAKVNEGVSEEDF; encoded by the coding sequence ATGAGAAAATTTTATTATTTAAGCTTTTTCGCATTTTTTTTAAGTTTTACCACTTTTGCGCAAGAAGTTAATTTAGAAGCTCCATTGCCTGTAAACAAAAAAATTAAAAAAGGTGTACTGGAAAATGGAATGACCTATTACATATATAGTACAGATGTAACAAAAAATGTTGCTAGTTATTATATAATTCAAAATGTTGGTTCTGTTTTAGAAAATGATCACCAACAAGGGTTGGCTCACTTTTTAGAGCATATGGCATTTAATGGTACCAAAAACTTTGAAGGAAAAGGTATTTTAAATACGTTGCAAAAACACGGAGCTGTATTCGGAAAAGATATTAATGCATATACATCTTTTGATGAAACTGTTTATAATTTAGATAACATACCTACTAAGGATGGTTTAGTAGATACAGCATTGTTAATTTTAAACGATTGGTCTAACTATTTACTATTAACTGAAGAAGAAATTGATGCGGAAAGAGGTGTTATTAAAGAAGAGTGGAGAACTAGACAGAACGGACAAATGAGAGTGTTGCAGCAAACGCTTCCAGTTATGTTTGGTAATTCTAAATACTCTAATCGTTTGCCAATTGGTTTAATGGATATAGTAGAAAACTTTGAATACAAAGCATTAAGAGATTTTTATCACGACTGGTATAGAACAGATTTACAAGCTATTGCTGTAGTTGGAGATATTGATGTTGATGAGATTGAGCAAAAAATAATAAAACAATTTTCAAGCATTCCTGCTGTAGAAAATCCAAAAGAACGTTTCCTAGTTCAAATTCCTGACCACAAAGAAATGTTATATACAATGGCTATGGATGAAGAGGTAACTACATCAAATATAGCATTCAGTATTAATCACCCAAGATCATTAGCAGATCAAACGGTTAAAGATTTAAAAGAGTCTTTAATCAACAGTTTAATGGTTTCTATGCTTTCAGCTAGAATTAGCGAAAAAACCCAAAATCCAGATGCTTCTTTTATGGCTGCACGTTTTAATTTTGGAAACTTTGTAAGAAGTAAAAAACAATTAAGTCTTACAGTTTATCCTAAGCCAAACCAACAACAAGATGCTTTTAAAGAAGCTTTAACAGAGTTAAATAGAGCAGTTAAATTTGGTTTTACTGAAGCTGAAATGAGTAGAAAAATTGCTGAAATTAAAAATAGCTACGAAACTCAAATTGCTAAAATAAACGATTTTTCTCATAAAAGAATTATTAGAACAATTCAACAAAACTATCTTGAAAATGAAACAATGACAGATATTGTTGAAGAATATGAAATTGCCAAAAATATTTTTGATAAGCTTAATATTGAAGAAGTAAATAATACATTAAAAAAATTATATACTAAAGAAAATAGAGCTATTATTGTTACAGGAGTAAAAGGAAATAATAATTTAACAGAAGAACAAGCTGTTGCAATTATTAATGAAGTTGAGAACGACAATTCAATAACTGCTTATGAAGATTCTTTTAGCGGAAAAACATTAATTTCTGACGTAACTATAAAAGAAGGTACTATTGTTTCAGAAGATTATAATAAAGAAATTGAAGCAACAACTTTTACTTTAAGTAATGGTATTAAAGTACACTATAAATTTGCTGATAAAAATGAAAATGACGTAAGATTAAATGCTACAAGTTATGGAGGTATGTCTTTATTAGAAGATGCTGAGTTAGCTTCTGCATCACTTACAACTGGAGTAGCACAATTTTCTGGTTTAGGAGATTTTTCTAGAACAGATCTACCAAAAGTATTAGCAGGTAAAACAGCAAGTACATCAGTTAGTATAAACTCTTTATCTGAAAGTGTTTCTGGATCATCTTCAACAAAGGATGTTGAAACGATGCTTCAAATGGTGTATTTAAGATTTGAAAAACCTCGTTTTGATGAAGATGCTTATACAGTTTTAATGGAAAACGTTAAAAACTACTTAATTAGAAAAAGTGAAAATATTACTGAAAAGATGAACGATAGTTTAATTACTACGCTTTACGGTAAAGATCATCCAACACAACGTATTTTTGATCAAAAATTGGTTGATGAAATGTCTTTTGAAAAAGCAAAAGCTATTTATTTAGATAGATTTAATAATGCGGCAGATTTCGAATTCTTTATTGTTGGAGATGTTGAAAAAGAAAATTTAGAACCTTTATTAGAAAAATATATTGCAAGTATTGAAACAACTAAGGAGATGGAAATGTGGAAAGACAATTCTACAAACTGGGTTTCAGATACTATAGATAAAGACATTCTTCTTAAAATGGAAGATCCTAAAAGTTCTGTAAGAATTTCATATAAAAACGATATGAAATACACGTTAAAAAACAACATGATAGCAAAAGCTTTAGGAGATATTTTACAATTAAGATATACAGAAACACTTAGAGAAGAAGAAGGTGGAACTTACGGAGCTTCTGCAAGAAGTAGCTTATCTAAAAGACCTGTAAATCAAGCTACACTATCAGTTAATTTTGATTGTAATCCAGATAAAGTTGATAAATTAGTTGATATTGTGCATAATGAAATTGAAAAAATTGCCAACGGAGAAATTCAACAATTAGATCTTGATAAAACATTAACTAATTACAAAAAAGAAAGAGAAGAGCAAAAAGATTATAATAATTATGACATGAGTTTGTTAATGAACTTTTATCGTGAAAATTATAATATAGATGCTCCAGAAAATTTTGATGAAATTGTAAATGATATTACAGTTAAAGATATTCAAAATTACACTAAAAAATTGTTGAAAAATGCTAAAACTTACGAAGTAGTATTTAAGCCAACTGAAGAATCAATTTTAAAAGCAGCAGCAGCAGCTAAAGCAGCTTCAGAAAAATCGGCTTCAATAGCTGATGGGGTTTCTAAGAAATCTGTAATTGAAGCATATTTTAATGCTATTGGTGGTGTAGATAAAATTAAAGCTATTAAAAGTACACTTGTAACTTATGAAGCAGAAGCGATGGGTAACGTTATTTCAAGTACAGAGAAAAGAACGGCTACTAAATATGCTAATGAAACAAGTATGGGGGGTAATGTAATGCAAAAAATAGTAATGAGTAAAGATGGAGTTACTATGAACAAACAACCATTACCTGAAAATATGGCTTCTGAAATGACAAATGTTTTAGGTACTTTCTTAGAAATGGGATTACTAAATAACGAAAGTTCAAAATTAGCAGGTATAGAATCCTTAGATGGAAAAGATGCTTATGTAATTTCTACAAAAGGAGAAATTGTTTCTACAGATATTTATTTTGATGTTGAAACTGGTTTAAAAGTAAAAGAAGTACAAACAGTTAGTATGGGTGGGCAAACTCAAAAATCTGAAGCTACTTACAGCGATTATAAAGAATTTAACGGTGTTAAATTTGCTGGAACTAAAATAGGAAGTTTAGGACCACAAAAAGTTGAATTTAAATTAACAGATGCTAAAGTAAACGAAGGAGTTTCTGAAGAGGACTTTTAA
- the rplU gene encoding 50S ribosomal protein L21 — protein sequence MYAIVEIAGQQFKVAKDQKVYVHRLQEEEGNKVSFDKVLLLDNDGAVTVGAPAIQGAEVTAKILSHLQGDKVIVFKKKRRKGFRKKNGHRQALTEIQIESIAASGAKKAAPKAEKAKAPAKKASTKKGDDLKKIEGIGPKIADTLAAAGITTFAELAKSEPAKIAEIIADVRGNHVTDTWPTQAQLATDGKWDELKELQDRLDGGVEK from the coding sequence ATGTATGCAATTGTAGAAATAGCAGGGCAGCAGTTTAAAGTTGCGAAAGACCAAAAGGTTTACGTACATCGTTTACAAGAAGAAGAAGGAAACAAAGTTTCTTTTGATAAAGTTCTTCTTTTAGACAACGATGGTGCAGTAACAGTTGGCGCCCCAGCTATCCAAGGAGCCGAAGTAACGGCCAAAATTTTAAGTCACTTACAAGGTGATAAAGTAATCGTTTTCAAAAAGAAACGTAGAAAAGGTTTTAGAAAAAAGAATGGTCACCGCCAAGCTTTAACTGAAATTCAAATTGAAAGTATTGCTGCAAGCGGTGCTAAAAAAGCAGCTCCAAAAGCTGAAAAAGCAAAAGCTCCAGCAAAAAAAGCATCAACTAAAAAAGGTGATGATTTAAAGAAAATTGAAGGTATTGGACCTAAAATTGCTGACACTTTAGCAGCAGCAGGTATTACTACTTTTGCTGAATTAGCTAAATCTGAACCAGCAAAAATTGCTGAAATTATTGCTGATGTACGTGGTAACCACGTAACAGATACTTGGCCAACTCAAGCTCAATTAGCTACTGATGGTAAGTGGGATGAATTGAAAGAATTACAAGATAGATTAGACGGAGGCGTTGAAAAATAA
- the rpmA gene encoding 50S ribosomal protein L27 has protein sequence MAHKKGVGSSKNGRESESKRLGVKIFGGQAAIAGNIIIRQRGTQHHPGDNVYMGKDHTLHAKVDGIVQFQKKKDNRSYVSIEPFEA, from the coding sequence ATGGCACATAAAAAAGGAGTAGGTAGTTCGAAGAATGGTAGAGAATCAGAATCGAAACGACTAGGAGTAAAAATATTTGGTGGACAAGCTGCTATTGCAGGTAACATTATTATCCGTCAAAGAGGAACTCAACACCACCCTGGTGATAACGTATATATGGGAAAAGACCATACTTTACACGCAAAAGTGGACGGTATTGTACAATTCCAAAAGAAAAAAGACAACAGATCTTATGTTTCTATTGAGCCTTTTGAAGCTTAA
- a CDS encoding GLPGLI family protein: MKKISLLTFLILLYNISFSQGIKGKAIYSLSFSESYMQNMKESKSNYVKNLAKQMAQNIAKIEVELKFLNEESIFKGIENIDISDIEYESIMGMIFSNGVKYTNLETKETLWQKEAYGQKVLLKSSLDSLKWVLVNETKQIGEFFCHKATTTRTVINSKGTFHHLIVAWYCPELPIRFGPAGYGNLPGLIIKLTEQTAIFNLRELVLNSKEKIVIKKPSKGELMTEKELLNIGFDRTNKFKKSLRN; encoded by the coding sequence ATGAAAAAAATATCACTTCTTACGTTTTTAATATTATTGTATAATATTTCTTTTTCTCAAGGTATTAAAGGAAAGGCTATTTATAGCCTTTCCTTTAGTGAATCTTATATGCAAAATATGAAAGAATCAAAAAGCAACTATGTAAAAAACCTTGCTAAGCAAATGGCACAAAACATTGCTAAAATTGAAGTTGAATTAAAGTTTTTAAATGAAGAATCTATTTTTAAGGGTATTGAAAATATAGATATATCTGATATTGAATATGAATCAATTATGGGAATGATTTTTTCAAATGGGGTTAAGTATACAAATTTAGAAACTAAAGAAACTTTATGGCAAAAAGAGGCATATGGTCAAAAGGTATTGCTAAAAAGTAGCTTGGATTCTCTAAAATGGGTGCTTGTGAATGAAACAAAACAAATAGGTGAATTCTTTTGCCATAAAGCAACCACTACTAGAACGGTTATTAACTCTAAAGGAACTTTTCATCATCTTATTGTAGCTTGGTATTGCCCTGAATTACCTATTAGATTTGGACCAGCTGGATATGGAAATTTACCAGGATTAATTATTAAGCTAACTGAACAAACTGCTATATTTAATTTAAGAGAATTAGTTTTAAATTCAAAAGAAAAAATTGTAATTAAAAAACCAAGCAAGGGAGAGTTAATGACAGAGAAAGAGCTATTAAATATAGGTTTTGACAGAACAAATAAGTTTAAAAAGTCTTTAAGAAACTAA